A portion of the Natronococcus sp. AD-5 genome contains these proteins:
- a CDS encoding cystathionine gamma-synthase — translation MDDSGSDDDRFRFETRSIHAGQEPDEETGALMTPIFANSTYEQDAPGEHRGYEYSRTGNPTRTDLERNLASLENGDYGRCFSSGMGSINTVLNLLEAGDHVVTGNDVYGGTHRIFTQVYEDYDVEFSFVDMTDLEAIEAAFRENTELLWLETPTNPLMSIVDIEGAAEIAHANDALCAIDNTFATPYLQRPLDLGADIVSHSLTKYLGGHSDAVGGALVTNDEELDERFGFYQNAVGATPGPFESFLVLRGTKTLPVRMDRHCENARQIADWLDDHPDVDRVHYPGLESHPGHEIAREQMDDFGGMLSFELDASLEEASAVVSNTDVFTLAESLGGVESLIEQPAPMTHAAIPREERLEAGLSDSLIRVSVGIEHVDDLLADLDGAIESGLH, via the coding sequence ATGGACGACAGCGGCAGCGACGACGACCGGTTCCGGTTCGAGACCAGATCGATCCACGCCGGACAGGAGCCCGACGAGGAGACCGGCGCGCTGATGACGCCGATCTTCGCGAACTCCACGTACGAGCAGGACGCTCCCGGCGAGCACCGCGGCTACGAGTACTCGCGGACCGGCAATCCGACCCGAACCGACCTCGAGAGGAACCTCGCGAGCCTCGAGAACGGCGACTACGGCCGCTGTTTCTCGAGCGGCATGGGGTCGATCAACACCGTACTCAACCTGCTCGAGGCCGGCGACCACGTCGTCACGGGCAACGACGTCTACGGCGGCACCCACCGCATCTTCACGCAGGTCTACGAGGACTACGACGTCGAGTTCTCCTTCGTCGACATGACCGACCTCGAGGCCATCGAGGCGGCGTTTCGGGAGAACACGGAACTGCTCTGGCTCGAGACGCCGACCAACCCGCTCATGTCGATCGTCGATATCGAGGGCGCGGCCGAGATCGCACACGCCAACGACGCGCTCTGTGCGATCGACAACACCTTCGCGACGCCGTACCTCCAGCGACCGCTCGATCTCGGCGCCGATATCGTCTCGCACTCGCTGACGAAGTACCTCGGCGGCCACTCGGACGCCGTCGGCGGCGCGCTGGTGACGAACGACGAGGAACTGGACGAGCGCTTCGGCTTCTACCAGAACGCGGTCGGCGCGACCCCCGGCCCCTTCGAGTCCTTCCTGGTGCTCCGCGGCACGAAGACCCTTCCCGTCCGGATGGATCGCCACTGCGAGAACGCCCGGCAGATCGCCGACTGGCTCGACGATCACCCGGACGTCGACCGGGTTCACTACCCGGGCCTCGAGTCCCACCCCGGCCACGAGATCGCCCGCGAACAGATGGACGACTTCGGCGGCATGCTCAGCTTCGAACTCGACGCCAGCCTGGAGGAGGCCAGCGCGGTCGTCTCGAACACCGACGTCTTCACGCTCGCCGAGAGCCTGGGCGGCGTCGAGAGCCTGATCGAACAGCCCGCCCCGATGACCCACGCTGCGATCCCGCGCGAGGAGCGACTCGAGGCGGGGCTCTCCGACAGCCTCATCCGTGTGAGCGTCGGCATCGAGCACGTCGACGACCTGCTCGCCGACCTCGACGGTGCGATCGAGTCGGGGCTGCACTGA
- a CDS encoding DUF655 domain-containing protein has translation MSEVDSDETDDRRAVVLDYLAHGLSDGSRPQYERSPAGYALDAEDFQLYQVAFDDEARLTIGTEIVIEPSAERDVVVECRQVEYEELSSGAQSELEYVVQDLVEEDEERFVDFYNDAQPITLRLHQLNLLPGIGKKLRNSILEERKRKPFESFEELSERVSGLHDPADVLAQRILEELRDDDLKYRTFVGRRDE, from the coding sequence ATGAGCGAAGTCGATAGCGACGAGACGGACGATCGACGTGCGGTCGTGTTGGACTACCTCGCACACGGACTGTCCGACGGCAGTCGACCCCAGTACGAGCGGTCACCGGCAGGATACGCACTCGACGCCGAAGACTTTCAGCTTTATCAGGTCGCCTTCGACGACGAGGCGCGGCTCACCATCGGCACCGAGATCGTCATCGAACCGTCAGCCGAGCGGGACGTCGTCGTCGAGTGCCGACAGGTCGAGTACGAGGAACTCTCCTCGGGCGCCCAGTCGGAGCTCGAGTACGTCGTCCAGGACCTCGTCGAGGAGGACGAAGAACGGTTCGTCGACTTCTACAACGACGCCCAGCCGATCACGCTGCGACTCCACCAGCTGAACCTCCTGCCCGGGATCGGAAAGAAACTGCGCAACAGCATCCTCGAGGAGCGAAAGCGCAAGCCCTTCGAGAGCTTCGAGGAGCTCTCCGAACGGGTTTCGGGACTGCACGATCCCGCCGACGTGCTCGCCCAGCGCATCCTCGAGGAGCTTCGCGACGACGACCTGAAGTACCGGACGTTCGTCGGCCGACGGGACGAATAG
- a CDS encoding RNA polymerase Rpb4 family protein: MTIFKEIVDEEFLTVSETKELLADIEAERALDEDRELRYELARAIEHANRFAVLDPEEAQTLVDDLQELEKVDEPTAYKIADLLPRDRDELRSVYAQQRYSLSGDELDEILDVVAQYA; the protein is encoded by the coding sequence ATGACGATCTTCAAAGAGATCGTCGACGAGGAGTTCCTGACGGTTTCGGAAACGAAGGAACTGCTCGCCGACATCGAGGCCGAGCGCGCGCTGGACGAGGACCGGGAGCTGCGCTACGAACTCGCGCGAGCGATCGAACACGCCAACCGATTCGCGGTCCTCGATCCCGAGGAGGCCCAGACGCTCGTCGACGACCTTCAGGAACTCGAGAAGGTCGACGAGCCGACGGCGTACAAGATCGCCGACCTCCTGCCGCGTGACCGGGACGAACTTCGGTCCGTGTACGCCCAGCAGCGCTACTCGCTGTCCGGAGACGAACTCGACGAGATTCTCGACGTCGTCGCGCAGTACGCCTGA
- a CDS encoding 50S ribosomal protein L21e, translating to MPNSKGPRQGTRDKLSNNPRDRGASPPQRAIQQYDDGQKVHLKIDPSIQNGRFHPRFDGRTGEVVGKQGNAFKVLINDGGKEKTLIVTAAHLRAQDQDEVSV from the coding sequence ATGCCCAACTCTAAAGGACCTCGTCAAGGGACCCGGGACAAGCTTTCGAACAATCCACGAGACCGCGGCGCCTCCCCGCCGCAGCGAGCGATTCAGCAGTACGACGACGGACAGAAAGTCCACCTGAAGATCGACCCGAGCATCCAGAACGGACGCTTCCACCCGCGCTTCGACGGCCGTACCGGCGAAGTCGTCGGGAAGCAGGGCAACGCGTTCAAGGTGCTGATCAACGACGGCGGCAAGGAGAAGACGCTGATCGTCACCGCCGCTCACCTCCGCGCACAGGACCAGGACGAAGTCAGCGTCTGA